The following are from one region of the Clostridia bacterium genome:
- a CDS encoding SPASM domain-containing protein, whose amino-acid sequence FTLTTNGMLLDDDTAAFLREQNVSLVLSIDGRPEVNDRMRPMAGGQGSYHRIVPRYRRLVAQLKPTDYYIRGTYTRFNLDFAEDVRHLHDLGFVSLSIEPVVARPEDDYAFREEDLPQIYAEYDRLVDLYLARAAEGRPFDFFHFNVDLEQGPCLPKRLTGCGAGFEYLAVTPEGDLYPCHQFVGRTGYKLGDVWQGIVEEEVSRRFREAHIYNKEACRACWARFLCSGGCHANAEAHTGSLFEPYETGCRLQKKRLECAIYLECLRRMK is encoded by the coding sequence TTTACCCTTACCACCAACGGGATGCTGCTCGATGATGACACGGCGGCTTTCTTGCGGGAACAAAACGTGAGTTTAGTGCTGAGTATTGACGGCCGGCCGGAAGTGAATGACCGGATGCGGCCCATGGCCGGCGGGCAGGGCAGTTATCACCGGATTGTGCCCCGTTACCGGCGGCTGGTGGCCCAGTTGAAGCCCACGGATTATTATATCCGGGGCACCTACACCAGGTTCAATTTGGACTTTGCCGAGGATGTACGCCACCTGCATGATTTGGGCTTCGTCTCCTTGTCGATAGAACCGGTGGTGGCCCGGCCGGAAGACGATTATGCCTTCCGGGAGGAAGACTTGCCCCAAATCTATGCCGAGTACGACCGGCTGGTGGATTTATACCTGGCACGGGCGGCGGAAGGCAGGCCTTTCGACTTCTTTCATTTTAACGTGGACCTGGAGCAAGGGCCATGCCTGCCCAAGCGGTTGACCGGGTGCGGGGCCGGCTTTGAATACCTGGCGGTAACGCCGGAAGGGGACCTGTACCCCTGCCACCAGTTTGTCGGCCGGACCGGTTACAAGCTGGGGGATGTGTGGCAAGGCATAGTTGAGGAAGAAGTGAGCCGCCGGTTTAGGGAGGCCCACATTTACAATAAAGAAGCCTGCCGCGCTTGCTGGGCCAGGTTTTTATGCAGCGGCGGCTGTCACGCCAACGCCGAGGCCCATACCGGTTCCTTATTCGAACCCTATGAAACCGGGTGCCGGCTGCAGAAGAAAAGGCTGGAGTGCGCTATTTACCTGGAGTGCCTGAGACGAATGAAATAA